The genomic DNA CAGTGTCTATTCCTTTCTTCACGCTGTTTTTCTGTTAGGAGAACTTGGTTGCGTGTGGAAACTGATTGTAAAAAATGGGACTTCTGTATGTAAAAGGAAGGGAGTGGAAATATAATGGTAGTTATAATcacagttgttttcttttagtaAGTACTCCTAGATATCTGACAGTCAGAATTAATAACAtctatttttaagtatttatttatttatttatttatttatttacttttgcaTGAAAATGGCATTCTGTTTGCAGTAAAAAATTCCTCTCTGGGTCAGAGTAAGTTAAAATGGCTTCATACAATGCATATGTACACACATGTTGGCATGTGATCTACATAGACACACAACACACAATCATAAAGATTCAGTATAGTCACTGGTATTTCAGAATATAAAACTGTCAAGATCATGCTTCAATAAAGGCTAATGCatatatggggtttttttaaccaaagAGACATAATTTTaggttaaaaatatttatgtatacaGCGATCTATGTGATCCTGTACTTGGTATTATTCACCATGTCTGGGGGCTGGAGAGCATCTCTAAATGCTGAACAAATgtttcagctttctctgctgagaAAGGATACTTCAATGTAACATCAAAAGTTCTGACATGAGGAGAGAAATTTAGAAAACACAGCTACCAGGGAAAGCTTTAGGTTTTTTGCCCCAGCGTTGAAAAGGTCTTGCACCTCATAAAacaatatttgttttatttcagtgcttgATATGGATTTTATTGGGAACCAAAGccaatctttttatttttagtgttttgttcTGTCAGAGCCCTCCTGCTCAGCTGGGTTAGGCTTGGCTGTGCCTGCCTGAGACAAGTGGAGTGAGCTGGCTGTTCTCTGCAGTGCACGTGGAGGTGATTTTTGGATATCCCAATTTAGATATCCCAATGTTTTGCAGTTGTAAGAGGTGAAGCTCCTGCCCAGAGAAAGGCTCAGAAGGAGCCTTTCCTGGTCACCACTGAattgcagctctccagcagagAGTTGAAATGCTTTTCAGGGAGGGATGgcatcattattattattattattattattattattattatcatcagaGTCTAAATGGtattctgtggctctgtgacCCCCAGTGAGCGGGACTGAATCCCTGATGTGGGTTCTGCTCTGCCCAGATGAGAATCAACAGGTAGCAGGAGCCAGGGGCACTGAGCACTGAAGTCCTTTGCCCTGCACAGAGAGGACCAGGTTTTGCTCCTTGACACCTCCTTGGACACAGAAATGTCACTCGAGGtgtcctccctgctcctgtgccacagctgcagcatcaccctgctgcacccacagccccagcaaggaGGCTCTGCATGGGGGCCTCTCCAGGGATGTGCCAAAGCTCTGGGGAGGGCCACAGCTCCCAATCCCCTCCAAAACTGGATCAAAGGTGTAATGTGGCAGAGGTGAGATGCCCATCTGGCTACTATGGCTGGGGTGAAAACCCAGCTGGTGTGGGCCACCCCACTGCAAAATTCTGCTTGTTCCCATGCCACAGTAAGGGGTGATGACACAGTGGGCACGTGTGGCCAGGGCTCCCTTGGCCACAGCCTCCTGCCCCATGGGGTGTGCAGGGGGTCCCCAAAGTGACAGCGCTGGCACATGCTCAGGCTCGttcccacagccccagagaCGATCCCGTGAATTTCGGAGGTGTGTCCGTGGGTGGTGTAGCAGTGAAGCAATGCTCACACAGCCAGGGTGGCAAAGGGCATTGCTGGGAGAGGACACACTGTGTGACCCCACTGCTGCGGCTGCCTGGATGTCACAAGCGTTGTCCCCAGGAGGATTGGGAGATTGTGCATCTCTGAGACTGGAGACCCTCCAAAATGTGGAGGTGGCGTGACCCCAGATTGAGATGcccagagggatggagctgcacGATCAGGAGGCCCAGAGCACCAGAGGTCTTGGCCCGAGGCGTTTGCATGTCTTCCTTGTGAATAATGGTGGATTTCCTGACAAAGCAGCACGTTTCTGCGCCTGCAGCTGCGGTGACGCGTGTGGAGGGGCTTCTGACGTGCCCGGCGTTATTAACGCAGGGTTTCCCGCCGGGGTTCTCCGGcagccttggcagcagcagagacgAGGGAACAGCTCCTCAGGGATGGCGACAGGTGGTGAGAACAGATCCTGTCTGTCACTGTGGCAGCTGGCAGCCAGCTTTCCAGTTTTGGGGAGAAATCCCCGTGCTTTCGGCCGTGGTGTGAAGGGGTGCTGTGCGCAGCgaagcagcagcaggtcagCAGGGTGGGTGTGCTGGCATCCCCTGCTCTGTGTGCCATTACTCAGCTCCTGAAGCAGCTCTCCCGGTGGTGCTGTGCACAGACAGCTTTGATAAATACTTGTTGTAACCATCCGTTTCAATGCTCTCGTCGTTTCCAGCGAATTACTCTGGCTCAGACCGaactccagctcctctctccctttATGTGCTCCACCTTGTCCAGTAGGAGACCAAGCTATAGCAAAGCATACACTGGATTTGGCAAATGTCAGGCTGCATGTAGAGAACAGAAATGGCTTTGTTTTGATGCCTCTTCTCTCTATTAGCCTCTTTCCTGAAGCCCAAAGAACTGGCATGAGATAGTCTTGAGCTGGGGTGTCAGCTTCCCGTCAGGGTAACCACGGCTCCCTTCCCAACCTGGACAGGGCTGGCTCTTGCAGCTCCTCCTGGTGCTCTGACACTTGGCCCTTGCCCCCAGAGCCACCAGTTCGGAGCAGCTCTGTCTGGAGCAGTCCCGCATCATTTGACAACGTGGGAAACAGAGTTATAAATAGTAACAGAAGCGGCAACTGCAACAAAAGCATTTCCCGTTTCCATCATGCCCTCAGGCCTCCCCTGGGTGCCCTGCGGCCCCAGGTTCCCATGGCTGGTGCAGCCGTGGATGGTGCACAGTTCCTGCTGTGAACGCCCCGAGCCTGGTGTGTCCTGTGTGAAATGCAAGAAGCTCTGATGCTGTGTGCACTGCCTTGCCCCgagagctggctgctgcctgggcacatggcggggcaggggacagctctgccccacCTCACCGCCCTAAGACACGGGCTGGCTGCACAGGATGCTGCTAGAACACGTCAATTTGGATGAAGGATGGgaacaagaaagagaaattgattattttttgGGATTAGCTCTGTCGATGCATTGAaaccccttttttcccccctactGTCTAGGTACAGAAGAGAGGGCAAGCCTCCTGAGATGGGTTtgtggaggagaggagctggtgtCTTCCCTGACCTTCATTTCCTCCTGAGTGAAACTGTTGATGGGTCTTGTTATCCCAGATCTAGAAGCCAAACAGAGGGAAACCTGCCAGAGGAATGAATAGTGCAAGCTGCAGCAATGCACTTGCTTATAAATCAGAGAGGAATAAAGCTGGGCAGAATTATTCCTACTTTTGACAGTGGTAAATCAGGTCAGCAATAGTTGGTGTCTCCACTCACTCCTTTAGGTTTTCACTGTGATGTTTTAAGGGGATCATAGGTTTTTGCAGATCTTGGGGTTGGAAATGGACATatcttatgaaaaaaaatcctgatttgtAGTTATATAGTGCTGATTGATACAAGGAAAACTTATTCTTTCACTGTCACAATGAAATGTAAcagtctgtatttttataaaactttCAAGAGTTTTTTGCAATGCAAAGGACTATTGTACCAAGTAATCTGTGTTCCCCCAAACACTGCCAGGCCCACACTGGAGGGAGAACACAGCTACCTTCCCCACTGCTGTCAGGAGGCGGTTTTCCTCTTGTCCCCCCCTCCCAGACACGTTCTGCTTGCAGTTTGCCAGCAAAAATATGCATTTGCAAATGTCCCCTGGCACATAATCCATTTACCCAGTACGTATCCATCACTTGAGTCATCTCCGTGACTAACATCCCTCACTCTGTTGCACACAAGAGTCAAGGGAAATCCAAGTTAAAGCAAACTAATTAATAGCCTGAGACAGgatggtgctgcagggagcttTTCCAGCCCCCTCTTGTCAGATAATTTCTGTATTGGAGCACAACACAAGGAATATTTGTTTCCCCCAGAGGCAGGATTTGCTGTGGTTTTCAGAAGGGCAAGTGTCAACAAAAGACAGTCCCATTTGTGCTGGTAACTTGTGTCTGCTGAGTGATcgatttttttccttttggtgaTGGATCCCATACAAGATTCCTAAAAACCAGGGCTTGAGAAAACCCATGTAGGCTACTGATTAACAATCCAGGGAGGAActtgtagttaaaaaaaatattaggttGGATTCGATGGTAGAAGACAGTTAAAATAGCAATGAGGAGTGTGTTGGAGATTGAGAACAGGCAGATCAGAAGAGTGTCCTGGATGATTCCATTCAGAAATATCTCTTGCCTGAGTGGGGCTGGGCACAAGGAGGTGATGTGACAGGCTGTCTTCTCGCCAGCTGGGTGAACTTCATCCATTTACTTCTACACTCCCCCATcccttcttttgttgttttaaaatgatGTGAAGAATTTGTGTTCTGGCTGCGTTCCTGAGCTGCAGTCAAACATAAAGGGTGAAAAGGACATTCCATCCACTGTCAGAAAGCCCTggctttgcattttttctggAGAGGAGCACCAGAGGTGATCACAGTGCTGACTGtgcacccacagctcctgcctcacaCAAGGGAGCCCACGCTTCCAAAGTGATCTGCTTGTCCCTCTACACGAGGCACAGTACCAGTGCAGCCAGTTTGCTTGCCTTTCATCCAGTCAAGTAACACTGGTTTCTGCTGTTTGGCCTCACTGGGAAGGCAGCACAATGTCAGATCCGATTCCTCCCCGTCAGGAGTTACTGCTTACACACAGGATGTGCTCTGTAGAGGGTTGGTCAGAcgcagcacctgcagcccaaAGCGGCCATGGGATTTTATTCCAAGTAGCAGAGATCAGAGCAGTGGAAAGGGGGGATGGAAGGAACTGACCTGTCCCAGTGACCActggtgctggctgcagctgccccatcccGTCGGTCAGGTCCAGCTCCGCTGCCCGCATTGTGCCCACAGTGGGATCTGAAGCGCCAGCGTGGCTGCAGTTATTTTAGGATGATGCCAGGTTGCATCAGACTTCTGTAAGTGGTGTTATTTAACATGCTGTGCACAAGGGTGGGCCCTGGCCAACTTGGGGAGCCATGGCCCGAGGTTTTCAAAGTTCTCCTGACTCTGATATTCCCTCGGGATGAGGAGGTCTGCTGGTTCAGATGTCTCTGCGGACACACAGCCGCGTTTAACCCGAATGCAAAAATTCAGGAATAAGCCAGTAAAAATGTCTCAccatggaaaaattaaaatcagaaggaaaGGCATTAATGGGGGTGGCAGATTAGCTGGGCAGAGAAATGAGCAGATAATCAGGCAGAGTCATTTCACCTCCAGCAGAGTGTGTGCATCCATCTGCGATGAACATTAAACATAAAAAGGCTTTTGGGAAAGAGGTTGGAGGAGGTCTTGAGAGGCAACGTGCTTCTCCCAGAGCAAATGGAAatgacagagaaagagagaagtgttGGGAATTCTGGGAGAATACCTACCTGCCTCAGTCCAGGAAGGATTGGTCTCATTTAGCCACCCTTAGCAGATAAATAAAAGTATAGGGGAAAGAGGCACAGAGGGAactttttgatatttttcataCTTAGCTGGTGAATGTCATTGGAAAGGTGATTTGTTACATCCTAACTTTTCACATCACTACAGAATTCCCTTCATCAAGAGATGAAGGCAGTTATGGGTGAAACACCAGCTTGAAAAGGCTGGACTTGTTTCGATTCCTACAGGCAATCAAACCTTGAATTTGAGTTTGGTGAAAGAAAGGCATCCCTCTGAGATCTCAAGGGTTAATAGTTTGAAAACAAAGTTCTTTTTGCAAAACAAAGTTCTTTTTAGTCAAAGACAGTTAAGCCAGAACTAGCTAGGCAGAATACCTGTAGTCTGAGAGCTGGGGATGGTGAGACTTTAGGGCCTCCCTGCTGTTTGAGCAGCACTGGCCCATGGCACCACAGGCAGTCTGGTGACACAGGCCACTGTGTGGCCTTCCTCTGACTTCACCCTGCTCTTCTGTGTTCTGTCTTAAAGCAACCACACAACATCCTGCAGAAGCGCCTGATGGAGACAAATTTATCCAAGTTCCGAGGCAGCCGAGGCAGCTGGGCTCCGAAGGGTGATCTCTCCTCACAGACCAACAAGCTGAACCAAACCAAACAGGACAGCTCAGGGAAAACAGAAGATGAAGAGCTCATAGTGGTGAGCTGCCAGGTAAGAGTCCCTCCACAGCCttctgtagggttttttttttttgctgcagattttatttccagcagTCTCAGGCTGTGCTCTCATTCTCCGTGTTTCCCAGTCAGGTTTGTGCTCCCATGGGACTGTCCCAGCTGTGGGGATAcactccctctgcagctccaggctgctgtggcagagatGCCCAtatgggaatcacagagaaAACTGGTCTTCTAGTTTTGGGTATCTTCCCTTATACATCAGGGTGGAGGGGATGGCTAAGCTGGGGCAGCATGCTGGAGTGAAATTATCCATGGCAAatccctgtgctcacagcctgtttcttttcctcaagTGCCATCTCTATTTCCTTTGTCCAAGGttaatttcacatttctctTCTTTAGCCCCACACTCATTTGTATTTCCCACTCCCCACAGTATTccctcctgcctggggctgccccatctGCTCTCTGCAGGTGCAAATGAGCCAGAAAGAGCTCAGGACCCTCCATGCACCTGAGCGTGcaggggagcagggatgagctggCATGAGGAGAGTTCatgggcagcagagctcctggacACTCTGGTCCTCATCCTGCATCCCACACATTGTTTCCCATCTCTTCTTGCTCTTGCAgtgtgcagggaaggagctgaaggCTGTGGTGGACACCGGCTCGCAGCACAACCTCATGTCTTCTGCCTGCCTGGACAGGCTAGGGTAAATATCCAGCTGGATTTCTGTTCTGCAGGAGCATGGCacctggcagcacaggcagtgtcCTGGGGCTTTGCTCatgtcactgatggtcgttcTAGAAGGGAGTGCTTTGAGACTGGCCAAGCCCAGACCCTGCTGTTACAACCAAATCCTGTCCCAATTTAAAGGGCAGGGAGATGGAATAGAAAACCACTGATGCCACCCTATTCACCTCTGAGGGAATCCTTCGGAGGGTTGGATGCATTTGTATTATTGTACTGCCCGCCTGTCCCTAAGTGCCCCATGGAACAGCTGAACCTTCCCCAGCcttctgtgtccccagggcaggcgtggggctgcagcccagctctgcaggctccgtgacagggcagggagcaggctgCTGGACACGTCCCCAGACAGTGGCTGAGGCACTGCTGGCCCAGCACACAGTGTAAAGAAGCTGTGTGCATGCATGTTCTCAGAACGGGGTGTCTGATGCTGCTCCCAGTTACAGATTTCTCCTgattaaaggaaaaggaaatgtatttatGGATTCTTAGAGAGGTGACTGACAGCCATTTGCAGCAAAACTCTCTTTCATCTCTGAGGAGCAGGAATAGGCATCAGCTCACAGGATATCAGGAAGTTTTTGGCACTTTATTCCCATGGAGTCATTGCTTTTTGCAGCTAACTTGCagtaattatgaaaaaaaaaaaaaagaaaattgcaccTGCTCACTGAGCACTACTGCACAGCCCCGAATGAATGGTGCCTGTTCCCATCCTAATATTAACTACTTCTTTGCATAATTAGTTCTGAGTGACAGGAAGGTGGCTGTGCTTACTACAACCATGTCACAGTctgtggagcagctcagccaagCTCAGGACGGCCACACGATGGCATTTGGAGGGATTTCATGCTCTGGGACagttcctctgctccctgtgtttCTTCTGTGCGCCCAGTGCCGTTCTTGCAGCACTggtctgctgcagcagccctgtccTTCAAAGAGCACTGAAAAAAGAGGTCAGAGCCTGTTTCTGCTGCCCAGATCTCAGGGGATTCAGTGCCTTAAAGCAGCACTTGTGTGTCTGATGCTTAGGCTCAAttcctcccttctttttcaaaaaaattcctgtgtCTTGTCACGATGCCAGTCACTCTCTCCCCCTCACactgaggaaagcagcagagtaGGCTCACGGGTTGGCAGCATGAGAAATCCCCTGTGGAGCTGTAGGAGGTGCAGGAGGTGGCCAAGGAACTCATAAAATTCTGATCGATGTGTTCTTACTGATTTTTAAGGTCAGACTccaagaaagcagaagaggagttccagctcctttcccctGCTACCCCTCACAGTCCTTGCACCTGTGTTAAATGGTGTGGGCAATGCTCAGTCCTGGAGCCTCTGAGGGGACTGGCCCCCAGGACAGATGGAcaggcagacacacacacacacacttgcaCTGCTGCAATGCAGCTCAGCAGAAAGGTACCTCAAATAGCTGAAAACTGATATGGCTTTTATCCGAGAGAGAGAGACATCCATTAGGTTCTTGTTCAgtttaaaagagaaactgaagctaaataattaattattattgtCAGACTGGTTCAAAGGGTGTAGATAGAAGCTGTACCTCAGGCATTTCTgacatcctttttttcttttctttgggcTGAATGTGATTGATCTGTCCCCATTTCCTCTGAACAAACGCAGCAGCAGCACCTAGCAGACTAAAACACAGATTGGGCCACCCTGGATGTGAGCCATGTTTAGCATGGAGAAGAGGACACTCAGGGGGCACCTTGTTACTCTCTACAAATGCGTGAAAGGAGGATTGAGTGAGGTAACGAGCgacaggaccagaggaaatGGTCTTAGGTTCTGCCACGCGAGGTTTATTTTgggtatcaggaaaaatttcttcgCTGAAATTTTggtggtcaggccttggaaCAAGCTGCTTAGAGAAGTGGTGTCATCACCATGCCCAGAAGTGTTTGAAATACGTGTGAGTGTGGCATCTGGGGACACAGTTTAGTGGTgaccttggcagtgctgggttaacagctgGACCTGATGCTCTCAGAGGTCTGTTCCAGCCTCAGcctttctgtgattccacaGGGACACACTGTCAGCTCCACTCGTGGAAGCTGGAGTGAACTGACCCTTCCTTACACCCACACTGCATTAGAAGCAATTTTGTATTCCCCAGGCCTCgagaaatgggaaaagattCCTGTGGTAAAGCCCAAGATGCAGTAGAGAGCTGCGCtggtgcagccccagggctgcactgTGGGTCATGCTGTGGTCTGATGTGCCTGtgggctgctggctgcctgcagagcaccaCAGAGAGCCTGCCAGGGAAACAGCTTTCCAAAAACAGCGTGGTAAATGGGCAAGCTAAGAGCTCTTCAGGTATAAGCACCTTCCAAACACTGTTTGCTCCTTGCTGGAACAGACAAGCCATGGCCATTTGACGTTAGGAGTGTTTCCAATGCCCACAGGTTAAAGGAGCATCTCAAAGCACTCCCTGCCGAAGATGAGCTGGTTTCATTGCCAAACAAGGTGAAAGCCATTGGCCAGATCGAGTGTCTGTCCCTCACAGTGGGAGCGGTCCCCGTGGAGTGCGCTGCCCTCGTCGTGGGTGAGTGTACAACCCCCTGGTCCTCCACTCTGGGCTGGGTCTActtcctctttccccagcaGGACAAACAAAGCTTTAGCAagatgttaaaattaaaatagaagaaattctTGTTTGGCCCCCCAGAGGGAAGGGGTTGAAGAAGCTTGGCTTTGCCATGCTGATGGAGCCACCACTGCACCTCCCTGCAGGCACATCCacctgccctcctgccctcctgtgccctcctgtgccctcctgctctcccctggAGTCAGTCCCTTCATAAACAGGGTTTTGTTTAGCAGAGTAACCACAAAGGAAGGACGGAGTCACTGACAAAAAGCCCAGGAGGGCATTTTGAATGTATAAATCTGAATtgtcctggtttttttttttcagaggacaACGACCAACCCTTTTCCTTTGGGCTGCAGACACTGAAGTCTCTGAAGGTAGGAGTTTTCCAGCAGGATGCTTACTTGTGCTGATGGTGGAGCTGGGACTACTCTAATTTGTACTTTTCCCTCTTACCTAAAGACATTTATTCTCTACAGTGTGTCATAAACATGGAGAAGCACCACCTGGTCCTGGGGCAGATGGACAGGGAAGAAATCCCGTTCGTGGGCATTGAcagtgctgagccaggagaGCAGTAAGTAGTCTGGGGAGGTGAGCAGCTTGTGCATCCCGCAGCCTGCAGGCCGTGCCCCCTGGCAGGGCCACACGGGAGCTGCCAGACCCTTTGCTGGAGGTGAGAGAGGTCAGTGGCCCCGGcagaaattgtttttatcaGCTCATCAAATTTGGAAAGGGAGTTCCTGGATTTTTCGGCAGCCTTTGTCagcttttactgctttttttttctagcaaacATTGTACATCAAAGCGGGTGTCTGACAAGACATGCACAGGGGAATGCCTTAGGAAATGTACTTTTTGGAGGTCACTAAGAAGACTCCTTGAGGCCTGCTTTGACAGTGTTCCCAAACAAATCCTtgcctggaaaatatttatgaagcAAGGCTGACAAACCCACATGAATGCTTGAGAGAGAGATCCTGT from Sylvia atricapilla isolate bSylAtr1 chromosome 6, bSylAtr1.pri, whole genome shotgun sequence includes the following:
- the NRIP3 gene encoding nuclear receptor-interacting protein 3 isoform X2: MFYSGILTEPSRKEVEIREAASLRQQRRMKQAVQFIHKDSADLLPLDGLKKLGTSKDTQPHNILQKRLMETNLSKFRGSRGSWAPKGDLSSQTNKLNQTKQDSSGKTEDEELIVVSCQCAGKELKAVVDTGSQHNLMSSACLDRLGLKEHLKALPAEDELVSLPNKVKAIGQIECLSLTVGAVPVECAALVVEDNDQPFSFGLQTLKSLKCVINMEKHHLVLGQMDREEIPFVGIDSAEPGEQSPSCRVSRTADGPGCSV
- the NRIP3 gene encoding nuclear receptor-interacting protein 3 isoform X1, with the protein product MFYSGILTEPSRKEVEIREAASLRQQRRMKQAVQFIHKDSADLLPLDGLKKLGTSKDTQPHNILQKRLMETNLSKFRGSRGSWAPKGDLSSQTNKLNQTKQDSSGKTEDEELIVVSCQCAGKELKAVVDTGSQHNLMSSACLDRLGLKEHLKALPAEDELVSLPNKVKAIGQIECLSLTVGAVPVECAALVVEDNDQPFSFGLQTLKSLKCVINMEKHHLVLGQMDREEIPFVGIDSAEPGEHFSSLEA